A genomic window from Astatotilapia calliptera chromosome 12, fAstCal1.2, whole genome shotgun sequence includes:
- the arrdc1a gene encoding arrestin domain-containing protein 1a, with the protein MGKLQEFKIAFEKNKEVYSPGESISGTVTVKLGQQLQCKAIKANCNGFCGITNKFNDTAWTMEEQYFNSTISVADKGTLKEGMHTFPFKFLIPATAPTSFEGIYGRIIYRVRAFIDTPRFSKDYTTEKAFFLLSLLNLNEVPDIWGTCSSAVTQQFTYMLMKTGTIVLRAQTHMKGYTPGEIIQVTANIHNQSGKNTGNMAASLMQRVTYETKKPTYDLRIIAKVEGGVVKAGKEVEWKEQIIVPPLPQSSLAGCELIKIEYFVKVCLKSPDVMLTLPIHIGNVSLDKKQRPSKKASAPSTEDTPASDSTLDTSISASSPTLPPRPAPKPAPRLAPRSRGSSHNSPSAPPADYHPGAEGGALMNEDFQNKRQSQLVSPNAFSYAPGLFFPQNQQPVGPAAAPNGPEFSGSTGTTSLYPSLNGTTSVATPQILPPDYSTSDYPKEAPPSYNASCNT; encoded by the exons ATGGGAAAGCTTCAGGAGTTTAAGATTGCctttgagaaaaacaaagaagtgtACAGTCCGGGAGAGTCCATCTCTGGAACCGTGACAGTAAAACTGGGCCAACAGCTGCAGTGTAAAG CTATCAAAGCGAACTGCAATGGTTTCTGCGGCATCACCAATAAGTTCAATGACACAGCATGGACGATGGAGGAGCAGTACTTCAACAGCACGATCTCAGTGGCAGACAAAG GTACCCTGAAAGAGGGAATGCACACATTTCCCTTCAAGTTTCTCATACCAG CCACTGCTCCAACGTCTTTTGAAGGCATCTATGGAAGGATCATTTACAGAGTGAGGGCTTTTATTGACACACCACGATTTTCCAAGGACTACACCACAGAGAAAGCTTTCTTCCTGCTAAGCCTTCTGAACCTGAATGAAGTGCCAGATATATGG GGAACCTGCTCATCTGCAGTGACTCAGCAGTTCACCTACATGTTGATGAAAACTGGCACAATAGTCTTGAGGGCTCAGACGCACATGAAGGGTTACACACCAGGAGAGATCATTCAGGTGACCGCCAACATCCACAACCAATCTGGGAAGAACACTGGCAACATGGCAGCCAGTCTGATGCAG AGAGTGACCTATGAGACGAAGAAGCCGACCTATGATCTGAGAATAATAGCGAAGGTGGAGGGAGGCGTGGTGAAAGCTGGCAAAGAGGTGGAGTGGAAGGAGCAGATCATTGTTCCTCCCCTGCCTCAGTCCTCCCTCGCTGGCTGTGAGCTTATAAAGATCGAATATTTTGTCAAA GTGTGTCTGAAGTCTCCTGATGTCATGCTGACACTACCCATCCACATTGGGAACGTCTCATTAGACAAAAAACAACGGCCTTCCAAAAAAGCATCTGCTCCTTCCACTGAGGATACGCCAGCCTCTGACTCAACACTAGACACATCCATTTCTGCCTCCTCGCCCACCTTGCCCCCTCGTCCAGCCCCAAAACCTGCTCCTCGTCTTGCCCCTCGCTCTAGGGGATCCTCCCACAATTCCCCCAGCGCTCCTCCAGCTGACTACCACCCAGGAGCAGAGGGAGGGGCCTTGATGAATGAGGACTTCCAAAACAAGCGGCAGTCTCAACTGGTGTCACCCAATGCATTTAGTTATGCACCAGGCCTCTTTTTTCCTCAAAACCAGCAGCCAGTCGGACCAGCTGCAGCACCCAACGGGCCTGAATTTAGTGGGTCCACAGGGACCACAAGTCTTTACCCCTCTTTGAATGGTACCACTTCAGTGGCAACACCACAGATCCTGCCTCCAGACTACAGCACTTCAGATTATCCAAAAG aggcTCCTCCTTCTTACAATGCGAGCTGCAACACATGA